A stretch of the Uranotaenia lowii strain MFRU-FL chromosome 3, ASM2978415v1, whole genome shotgun sequence genome encodes the following:
- the LOC129752826 gene encoding protein I'm not dead yet-like: MTCCSRLGGFIAVYWRTFVLIIVPLVASLVFHFDTDPAYRCMFVVIVMAIYWITQALPLPVTSLLPVVLFPLMGILDTDRTCMMYMKETIVMLICGIILALAVESCNLHKRIALVVIQIVGCSHRKLFFGLTLVTMFISMWTANTAACAMMSPVTKAVLEELESQGLCKMWLTNSDKEGEQKERLPSKITICYFAGAAYAANLGGCGTLIGTGTNLTFKGIYETRFPTENIDFLRFMVFNVPPMIISNILIYFYLQIVFMGMFRPGSSAAKDAYIDEQGETIARNVIRGKYEELGTITIHEITVAILFLVSVLLFFTRRPGFTTGWADVLSEVSIKDGTPAVLVVILMFVLPEKWTWLNYFKRNPDNLPTESSPGVITWKYINDKTPWGLVFLLGGGFALAEAGKVSGMSLMLGQSLIVLENLNPLVILLIVCVAAQVFTEFSANVAICNILLPVLAEMAIAIKIHPLQLMLPAAISCSYAFMLPVGTPAVAFVAGLGNIQSKDLMIAGIGPKIITIMVIWIAFPIWGLVIYPEAADFPDWAKENETETWRRFSMLFDPYTMFE, translated from the exons atgacctGCTGTAGTCGTCTCGGAGGCTTCATCGCCGTCTACTGGCGGACGTTTGTCCTGATTATCGTTCCCTTGGTAGCATCGCTGGTTTTCCATTTCGATACCGATCCCGCCTATCGGTGTATGTTTGTTGTCATCGTGATGGCTATCTACTGGATAACGCAAGCTCTACCTCTTCCGGTGACCTCCCTCCTACCAGTGGTTCTGTTCCCTCTGATGGGGATACTGGACACCGATCGGACCTGCATGATGTACATGAAGGAAACCATCGTCATGTTGATCTGTGGAATAATTCTGGCCCTGGCGGTAGAAAGCTGTAACTTGCACAAAAGGATCGCGCTGGTCGTGATTCAAATCGTCGGTTGCAGTCACAGGAAGTTGTTCTTCGGATTGACTCTGGTGACCATGTTTATCTCGATGTGGACCGCGAATACTGCAGCTTGCGCTATGATGAGCCCGGTCACCAAAGCTGTTCTTGAGGAATTGGAATCG CAAGGACTTTGTAAGATGTGGTTGACGAATTCGGATAAGGAAGGCGAACAGaa AGAACGCTTGCCGAGCAAGATCACAATATGTTACTTTGCCGGGGCAGCTTATGCGGCCAATCTGGGAGGCTGTGGAACACTTATCGGAACTGGCACTAATCTCACGTTCAAAGGAATCTATGAAACTCGTTTCCCCACGGAAAACATAGATTTTCTTCGCTTCATGGTTTTCAACGTCCCGCCCATGAtcatttcgaatattttgatcTACTTCTATTTGCAAATAGTATTTATGGGAATGTTTCGACCGGGAAGCTCAGCCGCTAAAGATGCATACATAGATGAGCAAGGTGAAACTATTGCAAGAAATGTCATTCGTGGAAAATATGAAGAACTCGGCACCATAACTATCCACGAAATTACTGTTGCAATCCTTTTTCTTGTATCCGTATTACTATTTTTCACAAGGCGCCCTGGATTTACGACTGGATGGGCTGATGTCTTATCAGAGGT gTCAATTAAAGATGGCACTCCTGCTGTATTAGTCGTGATACTCATGTTTGTTCtaccagaaaaatggacttggCTAAATTACTTTAAACGCAACCCAG ATAACTTGCCAACAGAGAGCTCTCCTGGAGTGATAACATGGAAATACATCAACGATAAAACTCCTTGGGGATTGGTGTTTCTTCTTGGAGGAGGATTTGCGCTTGCCGAAGCTGGTAAGGTATCAGGCATGTCACTGATGCTTGGCCAATCGCTGATCGTGCTTGAGAATTTGAATCCTCTAGTGATTCTACTGATAGTCTGCGTAGCTGCTCAAGTATTCACGGAATTTTCGGCAAACGTAGCAATATGTAACATCTTACTACCAGTGCTTGCAGAAATG GCGATAGCCATCAAGATACATCCATTGCAGCTGATGCTTCCGGCTGCAATCTCGTGCAGTTATGCATTCATGCTCCCAGTAGGAACTCCTGCAGTCGCTTTCGTGGCCGGATTGGGCAACATTCAGAGCAAGGACTTAATGATCGCTGGAATAGGGCCCAAGATCATCACCATTATGGTCATTTGGATTGCCTTTCCAATATGGGGCCTGGTTATCTATCCCGAAGCTGCCGATTTCCCAGACTGGGCCAAAGAGAATGAAACAGAGACATGGAGAAGATTCAGTATGTTGTTCGATCCATACacaatgtttgaataa